The proteins below are encoded in one region of Apodemus sylvaticus chromosome 13, mApoSyl1.1, whole genome shotgun sequence:
- the LOC127664064 gene encoding interferon-inducible GTPase 1-like — translation MGQLFSDMETMSKNNNDGDLVSSFNAYFKNIKAENKIISQETIKLIELQLDKGSIQGANSLISDALKNIGDAPINIAVTGESGGGKSSFINALLGIGPEEEGAAEIGVIETTMKRTSYKHPKIKTLTLWDLPGIGTQKFPPNAYLEEVKFKEYDFFVVVSATRFTKLELDLAKAIGIMKKNYYFVRTKVDTDLENEKRSKPRTFEREKTLKQIRSYSVKTFSDNSMAVPQIFLVSNYDLSNYDFPVLMDTLIKDLNVQKRHNFMLSLPDITEAAIDRKHKATQQFIWLEAFKAGVLATFPVVGILRDNDVEKLNRSLNFYRRIFGVDDESLELVAKDLQVPVGQVKEIIKSPHLLKASREETLGKKLLKYLEKFASANGGLLATGLYFRKTFCLQLHFLDTVTEDAKVLLRWTYSKH, via the coding sequence ATGGGTCAGCTCTTCTCTGACATGGAGACGATGTCTAAGAATAACAACGATGGAGATTTAGTGTCCAGCTTCAAcgcatattttaaaaacattaaggcagaaaacaaaattatttctcaggaaaccatCAAATTAATAGAGTTGCAACTGGACAAAGGAAGCATTCAAGGGGCAAACTCTTTAATCAGTGATGCATTAAAAAATATTGGTGATGCCCCAATAAATATTGCTGTGACAGGAGAGTCTGGAGGAGGGAAGTCCAGCTTCATCAATGCCCTGTTAGGGATTGGGCCTGAAGAGGAAGGTGCAGCTGAAATTGGAGTAATAGAGACAACCATGAAGAGAACTTCTTACAAACatccaaaaattaaaacattgacCTTATGGGACCTACCTGGtattggaactcagaaattcccaCCAAATGCTTATCTGGAAGAAGTGAAATTCAAAGAATATGATTTCTTCGTTGTTGTTTCTGCCACACGTTTTACAAAACTTGAACTAGACCTCGCCAAGGCAATAGGAATTATGAAAAAGAATTACTACTTTGTGAGAACCAAGGTGGATACTGATTTAGAAAACGAAAAGAGATCCAAACCACGAacttttgaaagagaaaagaccCTGAAGCAGATCCGAAGCTATTCTGTGAAAACCTTTAGTGACAACAGCATGGCTGTACCACAGATTTTCTTGGTCTCTAACTATGATTTATCTAACTATGATTTTCCAGTCCTGATGGACACCCTGATTAAAGATCTCAATGTTCAAAAGCGCCACAATTTTATGCTTTCTCTGCCTGACATTACAGAGGCAGCCATTGACAGAAAGCACAAGGCTACACAGCAGTTTATCTGGCTAGAAGCCTTCAAGGCTGGAGTTCTGGCGACTTTTCCTGTAGTGGGTATCCTCAGGGATAATGATGTGGAGAAGCTGAACAGGAGTTTAAACTTCTATCGAAGAATCTTTGGAGTGGATGATGAATCCCTGGAGTTAGTGGCTAAGGATTTACAAGTGCCTGTTGGAcaagtaaaagaaataattaagtcTCCTCATTTGTTGAAGGCTAGCAGAGAGGAAACATTAGGAAAAAAGCTTTTGAAATATTTAGAGAAATTTGCATCAGCTAATGGTGGGCTTCTTGCTACAGGTCTTTACTTCAGGAAAACCTTTTGTTTACAACTTCATTTCCTTGACACAGTGACTGAAGATGCCAAAGTTCTCCTTCGATGGACATATTCAAAACACTAG